The region AGCGATCAGATCGTCCGTATGAGTGGTCACGCCGCGGCCAATATTAATATAGTATGCCCCCCGCTTGCAGGCAGAGAAGACTTCAGCATCGAACAGGCCGCGGGTTTCGTCGGTGAGCGGCAGCGTGTTGACCACGAAGTCCGCTCCGCGGACGGAGTCCTTCAGTTCCCCGGTGGTGAAGATCTGGTCGAAGCCCTCCACCGGACGCCCGGAGCGGCTGACGCCGATTGTCTTCATCCGGAAGGCCTGGGCGATTCTGGCGGTCTCGCTGCCGATCGCTCCGGTTCCGGCGATGACGATCGTCTTGCCGGTCAGCTCGCTCTCCTGCCCGTCCGAGTGCCAGCGGCGGTTCTGCTGGTTACGGATGGCCGTGTGCATGTTACGTGTGAACATCAGCATGAAGCTGAGGATGACTGCAGTAATCGGCTGCGCATGCACACCGCTGGCGTTCGTCAGCAGAATTTCGCGCTCTTTCATGGCTTCCAGCGGAAGCTTCTCTACTCCGGCGGACCAGGCTTGTACCCAGCGGAGCGGCGAGCCCTGGCGCAGTACGGTGTCACGGATGCCTTTGCCCCAGCCGATAATAATCTCTGCGCCGGCGAGCAGCTCCAGATCAGGGTTTCTGGAATCTCCCAGGGTAAGTGTGTACTCTGGTGCAGCGGCGCGGATCAGCTCCTGTTGAGCAGAGGAGAGCTGCTGCATACAAACGATGGATTTAGTCATGATGGTTCCCTCCTGTTCTACATTTCAGTAGAGAAATGGACGATAAGTATAGATAAGCATAACAAATCTGCCTGGAAAGGTGAAATTCGTATGAACCATTTGGACCCGGAGCAAGAAGTAGAGCGCCTGTTCGTTGCGGTGCCGTTGCCTGATAGGCTGCTTGAATATTTGAAAAATGAGTCTGCCCATGTGTCGTCCGGACTTAAATTTGCCAGATGGACACATTTTAAAGATTTCCATATTACGCTTCAATTTCTTGGAGATACTCCCAGGGAAACTATTCCAGCTCTCTGTGAGGCACTATGGAAGGTTGCACGCTCAAGCAAAGGCTTTCAATTGAAGCTCGGTGAATGGGGCACCTTCGGTCTTCCAGATTCGCCAAGAGTGCTCTGGGCGGGGGTTACCGGCGAATTGGAGCCGCTCTTGGAGCTGCAGCAAAAGGTGGTTTCAGCGACACTTCCCCTAGGATATACTCCTGAGATGCGAACGTACAATCCCCATTTGACTGTGGCCCGCAAATATCGCGGAGAAGATCCGTTTACGCTGGAGCGGCTGGAAAATTTACGGATGGAGAAGCACCCCTCAGACCAAGTACTTCCAGACATAGGCTGGACGGTAGATGCTTTTGTGGTGTATGCTACCAGGATGCATGCCATTCCTATGTATGAAATGACTGAAAAATTTACATTTTTCTAAATATAAAATCGACAAGAAAGTTTTCAAAGCTTCCATTTTCGGTTACATACAATAGGAATGTGCCGTAAAATAGGAGGTAAAACATGTTGATTTTCAAACAGAGCCGCTATATTGCGCTGCTGGTTGGTGTAATCCTAGTGTCTTTCTCAGCGATAAGTTTGATGAACCCCGAAGGAACTGCTGCTACCGGGGAGAATGTAATAGAAATAGGTAAGCTTAACTCTGCAAGCCATCAATCGGTAGAGCAGCTTATTCCGCAAGCCGCATCCGTCCTGCACAGGACAAGCCATTCAGCCGAAAATAGTACACCCATGCTCTACACCACAGCTGCCAAGCCGGTCCATACCTGGACCCGCACGGTGAGTGCAGGATGGATAAGTCCCGAGAAGCTGCAGCACAAGAGTGCGGCTAAGCCGGCTTCCATTGTGACTAAGCCTAAGGTAACTGTGGTGAAAGCATCGCCGCCAGCGGCGCAAGCGCTGAAGATCGCGGCAACGGGGACGAAGAGTGTGAAACCAAGCAAGGCTGTAACTCAGCAACATCCCCCCGCAACATTGTTCTTCTCCCGGACCAAGCTACTACCCAAGGAGCAGCAAGCTGAAGCTACCTGGAGCTACGCCGTATCCGGAGAAGACCTGCATCTGCTGCAAAAAATCGTCATGGCAGAGGCAGAAGGCGAACCGTACAAGGGCAAGGTGGCAGTTGCCAACGTTGTTCTAAACCGGCTGCGGTCAGCCAATTTTCCCGACACTATCAGAGAAGTCATTTATCAAAAAAGGCAGTTCAGTCCTGTGGCAAACGGGCGTCTTAAACGCGTGAAGCCCAATGCGGACAGTATTAAGGCTGTGAACGCAGCGCTTATGGGGGTCAAAGAAGTTACGGATGACACCTATTTTTTCCTGTCGCTGACGCTGGCACAGGATCTGACCGTGCATCATTCACGGACACTCGCCAAGACCATCGGCAATCATACCTTTTATAAATAAGGATTCTTCCGTAAACAAAAAGATCTTATACACCAGACGCTATACGTCTATTCAGTTACAGCTATTTGACGCAGCCGGAAGACACAACCGTACTGCTGACTCCGATGCCTTGTCAGGTCCGCGGAGCGAAAAGAACCTCCAGCCCCATTTCTATGGGCTGGAGGTTCTTTTGCACCTTCGTATGAATATCAGGATAAGGGCTTATGGTGTGACATAGACGGCTTCTTCTCCCCGTACCTTGGGCGGAGGGGCGCTCCACGCCTCGGAGAAGACGGCTTCTGCAGCTGGCTTGCCTAGCA is a window of Paenibacillus sp. FSL H3-0469 DNA encoding:
- a CDS encoding D-2-hydroxyacid dehydrogenase — encoded protein: MTKSIVCMQQLSSAQQELIRAAAPEYTLTLGDSRNPDLELLAGAEIIIGWGKGIRDTVLRQGSPLRWVQAWSAGVEKLPLEAMKEREILLTNASGVHAQPITAVILSFMLMFTRNMHTAIRNQQNRRWHSDGQESELTGKTIVIAGTGAIGSETARIAQAFRMKTIGVSRSGRPVEGFDQIFTTGELKDSVRGADFVVNTLPLTDETRGLFDAEVFSACKRGAYYINIGRGVTTHTDDLIAALNSGQLAGAGLDVFETEPLPEDHPLWDMEQVIITPHCAGVTDRYADRVVDIFVQNMKAYLDTGKPSRNLVDYSRQY
- the thpR gene encoding RNA 2',3'-cyclic phosphodiesterase, giving the protein MNHLDPEQEVERLFVAVPLPDRLLEYLKNESAHVSSGLKFARWTHFKDFHITLQFLGDTPRETIPALCEALWKVARSSKGFQLKLGEWGTFGLPDSPRVLWAGVTGELEPLLELQQKVVSATLPLGYTPEMRTYNPHLTVARKYRGEDPFTLERLENLRMEKHPSDQVLPDIGWTVDAFVVYATRMHAIPMYEMTEKFTFF
- a CDS encoding cell wall hydrolase, encoding MLIFKQSRYIALLVGVILVSFSAISLMNPEGTAATGENVIEIGKLNSASHQSVEQLIPQAASVLHRTSHSAENSTPMLYTTAAKPVHTWTRTVSAGWISPEKLQHKSAAKPASIVTKPKVTVVKASPPAAQALKIAATGTKSVKPSKAVTQQHPPATLFFSRTKLLPKEQQAEATWSYAVSGEDLHLLQKIVMAEAEGEPYKGKVAVANVVLNRLRSANFPDTIREVIYQKRQFSPVANGRLKRVKPNADSIKAVNAALMGVKEVTDDTYFFLSLTLAQDLTVHHSRTLAKTIGNHTFYK